In Nicotiana tabacum cultivar K326 chromosome 2, ASM71507v2, whole genome shotgun sequence, the following proteins share a genomic window:
- the LOC107796289 gene encoding agamous-like MADS-box protein AGL62 — MAKKPSIGRQKIKTAKIEVKNHLQVTFSKRRSRLFKKASELCTLCGVEIAIIVFSPARKVFSFGHPNVESIIDRFLSRNHNPISNSSLHLVEAHRNASVRELNLQLTQILAELEIEKKRGESLDQMRKTSQSQYWWEAPMSQLGLHELEQLKESMEVLKNNVTNQASKFMVEITANSSFYFGINGNGIFDNYDIKPAQIMVASNNLHNDNFGFDSAGLF; from the coding sequence ATGGCAAAGAAACCTAGCATTGGTCGTCAAAAGATCAAAACTGCCAAAATAGAGGTGAAAAATCATCTCCAAGTTACCTTCTCAAAACGTCGTTCTCGACTTTTCAAGAAAGCTAGCGAACTATGCACACTTTGTGGTGTTGAAATAGCTATCATAGTTTTTTCTCCTGCAAGAAAAGTTTTTTCTTTTGGTCACCCTAATGTTGAGTCCATTATCGATAGATTCCTGTCAAGAAATCATAATCCAATTTCTAATTCATCACTTCATCTTGTTGAGGCTCATCGAAATGCTAGTGTTCGTGAGCTCAATTTGCAATTAACTCAGATTCTTGCTGAGCTTGAAATTGAGAAGAAAAGAGGAGAATCACTTGATCAAATGAGGAAAACTAGTCAAAGTCAATATTGGTGGGAAGCTCCTATGAGTCAACTTGGTTTGCATGAACTTGAACAATTAAAGGAATCCATGGAggttttaaaaaataatgtgaCCAATCAAGCAAGCAAGTTTATGGTTGAGATTACTGCTaactcttctttttattttggtattaATGGTAATGGGATATTTGACAACTATGATATCAAGCCAGCTCAAATCATGGTTGCTTCAAATAATCTTCATAACGATAACTTTGGTTTTGATTCAGCTGGATTATTTTAA